The nucleotide window acatcaggtcTAAAGTCACTGCAGACTTTTTCTGGATGAAACACCTGGATATGTCTCCAATATGAAGCTCCTTAAATATTAGCTCTATTCCTGGAGGACAGGACAGTCTACAAACTAAATACTGAACCACCATTGTGATCCAGTCTTCATGCTGCACTCTGAAGACCAGCAGGCTCTGTGTCTGTCACAGATGATCTGATGTTCTATTTTGTTCTCTTCCAGATGCTCCAGGagaacatcatcagttttgtaaaGAGCGAGCTGAAGGAGATCCAGAGAGTTCTGAGTCcagattacccagaatgcttagagagtcagagggaggatgaggatgaagagcagagaaggagcagagaggcctttctggagatcactctgcacttcctgaggagaatgaagcaggaggagctggctgactgtctgcagaacagtaagaggatttgaacacattgaacatgatggagagaggagatggagacaacatgggagaggtttacatttacaactctgctgttaatatgaTGCACACATTGGTATCACATCTATGAGCTGATGTGCTGAAGAGATGTCTGACAGTGtaaattcatcagactgattgtagcttcagatcattcatcacatttctcttttgttcaCTCAGGAACTGTTGTTCCAGAGTGCAGACGTAAACTGAAGTCtgacctgaaggagaagttccagtgtgtgtttgaggggatcgctaaagcaggaaacccaaCCCTTCTGAACCAGGtctacacagagctctacatcacagagggagggactggagaggtcaatgatgaacatgaggtcagacagattgaagcagcatccaggaccccacacagaccagagaccaccatcagacaagaagacatctttaaaggctCACCTGGAAGGGataaaccaatcagagcagtgatgacaaagggagtggctggcatcgggaaaacagtcttaacacagaagttcactctggactgggccGAAGACAAAGTCAACCGGGACATCCAGTTCATattccccttcactttcagagagctgaatgtgctgagagaggaaaagttcagcttggtggaacttgttcatcacttctttactcagaccagagaagcaggactctgcaggtttgaagagttccaggttgtgttcatctttgacggtctggatgagtgtcgacttcctctggacttccacAACAATCAGATCCTGACCGATGTTAGAAAGTCCACCTCAGTGGATTtgctgctgacaaacctcatcagggggaaactgctcccctctgctcgcctctggatcaccacacgacctgcagcagccaatcagatccctcctgagtgtgttgacatggtgacagaggtcagagggttcactgaccctcagaaggaggagtacttcaggaagagattcagagaccaggagcaggccagcagaatcatctcccacatcaagacatcccgaagcctccacatcatgtgccacatcccggtcttctgctggatcactgctacagttctggaggatgtgctgaagaccagagagggaggagagctgcccaggaccctgactgagatgtacatccacttcctggtggtTCAGTCCAAAGTGAAGAGCATCAAGTACGATGGAGGATCTGAGACTGATCCACTCTGGAgtccagagagcagggagatgatccagtctctggggaaactggcttttgatcagctgcagaaaggaaacctgatcttctatgagtccgacctgacagagtgtggcatcaagatcaaggaagcctcagtgtactcaggagtgCTCACACAgatatttatagaggagagaggactgtaccaggacaaggtgttctgcttcatccacctgagcgttcaggagtttctggctgctcttcatgtccatctgaccttcaTCAACTCTGGAGTCAACCTGATGGAAGAAGAACAAACAACGTCCCTGATCTCTAAAAGCTTTAGTGGCAAAAAGAAACTGAGACGTCTCCATCAGAGTGCTGTGGACCAGGCCTTAGAAAGTCCAAACGGACACCTCGACTTGTTATCCCGCTTCCTCCTGGGTCTTTCACTGCAGACCAATCAGACTCTCCTGAGAGGTCTtctgacacagacaggaagtagctCACAGACCAACCAGGAAACAGTCCAgtacatcaagaagaagatcagtgaggatctgtctgcagagagaagcatcaaccTGTTCCATTGTCTGAACGAACTGAATGATCGTTCTTTAGTGGAGGAGATCCAACAGTCCCTGAGATCAGGACGTCTCTCCAGAGAGaaactgtctcctgctcagtggtcagctctggtcttcatcTTACTGTCCTCAGAGAAATTTCTGGAAgtgtttgacctgaagaaatactctgcttcagaggaggctcttctgaggctgctgccagtgatcAAAGCCTCCAACAAAGCTGTGTAGGTGGATCCATAAGAGATTTAGAATATATTGTTCATGAGatatgaatctttttttttgcgCTAAGCATTAATTCTTCTTCAGGCTGAGTGGCTGTGACctctcagagagaagctgtgaagctctgtctTCAGTCCTCGGCTCCCAGTCCTCCAGGCTGAGAGAgttggacctgagtaacaacgacctgaaggattcaggagtgaTGTTACTGTCTGATGGACTAAGGAGTCCACACTGCaaactggaaactctcaggtcagaATTAAGTTTCCCTCTGAACAGCTGATTGCATAACTCTTGCTGACATGATTTATGCTTATGTGACGATGGGCAACCTGAGAAGGATTTCCCCGTGACACAATACTGTTAAATTCAAAATCACCTGCCTTTGTTTCTTCTCAGTGAAGAATGTAAATATCCCTTGCATAGACCTGCTGACAGGATTTTCTGAATCATTGGGTGGATCCCAAAGCTCCAAAGATCCATCCTCACATCCTCCACTTGCGTCTTAGTCCCGATACAGGGGTGTGTCTGTCAGCTAAAGGACTTCTGCAAAGGCAGTTCTAGTGTATCCTGTCTCATCATTCCTCCGACTAGTCTCTcctatcctctctcctcttttctccaaGCATCGTTCACAAGCTTTGGGACGCCACTTAATATGGCACATCAGTTAGAACACAGGGTTCtgtggaggagaggggagacCGCTGTTAAGAGCTGTGGGATCCACCCAATCAGTGTACAATGTTTGCTATTTCTAGTCTGTCAGGATGTCTGATCACAGAGGaaggctgtgcttctctggcctcagctctgaggTCTAACCCCTCTCACCtaagagagctggacctgagctacaacCATCCAGGGGGCTCAGGGGTGGAGCTCCTGTCTGCAGGACTTGACAAATTAAAGTAAGTACAGACAAAAGGATCTTACACCCTTAATGTGCAAAAGGTCAATCATCATGAAAAACACTCTGCTGCATGCTTGACTTCCAGAGAGACAAGGGAAATCTCAGAAACACAAAAGGCTGGGGTGAAAAGGATAAACCCAGCAccaacaaagtaaacctttagGAAGACACTAGAAATAGTGGGCTCCTCATTCTGCTTCTGCAGACTCACATATCCCCATACAACAAGAGCAAAACACTGA belongs to Notolabrus celidotus isolate fNotCel1 chromosome 13, fNotCel1.pri, whole genome shotgun sequence and includes:
- the LOC117824417 gene encoding NLR family CARD domain-containing protein 3-like isoform X4, with the protein product MNQVVQSQNEQPSADQSCVSLKTDRSLNQIVQFEDEQQSANQRDQLQKSEAPIGQSSQQHQTQLDSILMMLQENIISFVKSELKEIQRVLSPDYPECLESQREDEDEEQRRSREAFLEITLHFLRRMKQEELADCLQNRTVVPECRRKLKSDLKEKFQCVFEGIAKAGNPTLLNQVYTELYITEGGTGEVNDEHEVRQIEAASRTPHRPETTIRQEDIFKGSPGRDKPIRAVMTKGVAGIGKTVLTQKFTLDWAEDKVNRDIQFIFPFTFRELNVLREEKFSLVELVHHFFTQTREAGLCRFEEFQVVFIFDGLDECRLPLDFHNNQILTDVRKSTSVDLLLTNLIRGKLLPSARLWITTRPAAANQIPPECVDMVTEVRGFTDPQKEEYFRKRFRDQEQASRIISHIKTSRSLHIMCHIPVFCWITATVLEDVLKTREGGELPRTLTEMYIHFLVVQSKVKSIKYDGGSETDPLWSPESREMIQSLGKLAFDQLQKGNLIFYESDLTECGIKIKEASVYSGVLTQIFIEERGLYQDKVFCFIHLSVQEFLAALHVHLTFINSGVNLMEEEQTTSLISKSFSGKKKLRRLHQSAVDQALESPNGHLDLLSRFLLGLSLQTNQTLLRGLLTQTGSSSQTNQETVQYIKKKISEDLSAERSINLFHCLNELNDRSLVEEIQQSLRSGRLSREKLSPAQWSALVFILLSSEKFLEVFDLKKYSASEEALLRLLPVIKASNKAVLSGCDLSERSCEALSSVLGSQSSRLRELDLSNNDLKDSGVMLLSDGLRSPHCKLETLSLSGCLITEEGCASLASALRSNPSHLRELDLSYNHPGGSGVELLSAGLDKLKVDHGGEQWLKPGLKKYVCELTLDSNTANRKLRLSENKKKVTFVRETQSYLVHPDRFDSWLQLLCRDGLTGLCYWEVEWRGEVDISVSYRGISRKGDSDDCGFGCNDQSWSLICSDDGYSVCHNNRRTDLPLPSASDSDRVAVYVDCPAGTLSFYRVSSDTLIHLHTFKTTFTEPLYPGFGFWSCGSSVSLCSL
- the LOC117824417 gene encoding NLR family CARD domain-containing protein 3-like isoform X2, producing MLPDPINDCHYPGWECLYIPLSFLTLRKSSDLIFHVPMSRLLINFTFTHQLREDQPSEGGGSTMDQCEDREEGAPPSKTALCEEHEAQSPEQRQRQDSTGPGPKPRQYSTGLLQLMSDSINSIGGQTSTDKIPEKQHRPDSPGPGPEPEPEPGPSCVSMKSDRSKDLLIYFKCGQHSADQSSEQQHGPDSPGSGPGPSCVSLKSERSMNQVVQSQNEQPSADQSCVSLKTDRSLNQIVQFEDEQQSANQRDQLQKSEAPIGQSSQQHQTQLDSILMMLQENIISFVKSELKEIQRVLSPDYPECLESQREDEDEEQRRSREAFLEITLHFLRRMKQEELADCLQNRTVVPECRRKLKSDLKEKFQCVFEGIAKAGNPTLLNQVYTELYITEGGTGEVNDEHEVRQIEAASRTPHRPETTIRQEDIFKGSPGRDKPIRAVMTKGVAGIGKTVLTQKFTLDWAEDKVNRDIQFIFPFTFRELNVLREEKFSLVELVHHFFTQTREAGLCRFEEFQVVFIFDGLDECRLPLDFHNNQILTDVRKSTSVDLLLTNLIRGKLLPSARLWITTRPAAANQIPPECVDMVTEVRGFTDPQKEEYFRKRFRDQEQASRIISHIKTSRSLHIMCHIPVFCWITATVLEDVLKTREGGELPRTLTEMYIHFLVVQSKVKSIKYDGGSETDPLWSPESREMIQSLGKLAFDQLQKGNLIFYESDLTECGIKIKEASVYSGVLTQIFIEERGLYQDKVFCFIHLSVQEFLAALHVHLTFINSGVNLMEEEQTTSLISKSFSGKKKLRRLHQSAVDQALESPNGHLDLLSRFLLGLSLQTNQTLLRGLLTQTGSSSQTNQETVQYIKKKISEDLSAERSINLFHCLNELNDRSLVEEIQQSLRSGRLSREKLSPAQWSALVFILLSSEKFLEVFDLKKYSASEEALLRLLPVIKASNKAVLSGCDLSERSCEALSSVLGSQSSRLRELDLSNNDLKDSGVMLLSDGLRSPHCKLETLSLSGCLITEEGCASLASALRSNPSHLRELDLSYNHPGGSGVELLSAGLDKLKVDHGGEQWLKPGLKKYVCELTLDSNTANRKLRLSENKKKVTFVRETQSYLVHPDRFDSWLQLLCRDGLTGLCYWEVEWRGEVDISVSYRGISRKGDSDDCGFGCNDQSWSLICSDDGYSVCHNNRRTDLPLPSASDSDRVAVYVDCPAGTLSFYRVSSDTLIHLHTFKTTFTEPLYPGFGFWSCGSSVSLCSL
- the LOC117824417 gene encoding NLR family CARD domain-containing protein 3-like isoform X3, which translates into the protein MDQCEDREEGAPPSKTALCEEHEAQSPEQRQRQDSTGPGPKPRQYSTGLLQLMSDSINSIGGQTSTDKIPEKQHRPDSPGPGPEPEPEPGPSCVSMKSDRSKDLLIYFKCGQHSADQSSEQQHGPDSPGSGPGPSCVSLKSERSMNQVVQSQNEQPSADQSCVSLKTDRSLNQIVQFEDEQQSANQRDQLQKSEAPIGQSSQQHQTQLDSILMMLQENIISFVKSELKEIQRVLSPDYPECLESQREDEDEEQRRSREAFLEITLHFLRRMKQEELADCLQNRTVVPECRRKLKSDLKEKFQCVFEGIAKAGNPTLLNQVYTELYITEGGTGEVNDEHEVRQIEAASRTPHRPETTIRQEDIFKGSPGRDKPIRAVMTKGVAGIGKTVLTQKFTLDWAEDKVNRDIQFIFPFTFRELNVLREEKFSLVELVHHFFTQTREAGLCRFEEFQVVFIFDGLDECRLPLDFHNNQILTDVRKSTSVDLLLTNLIRGKLLPSARLWITTRPAAANQIPPECVDMVTEVRGFTDPQKEEYFRKRFRDQEQASRIISHIKTSRSLHIMCHIPVFCWITATVLEDVLKTREGGELPRTLTEMYIHFLVVQSKVKSIKYDGGSETDPLWSPESREMIQSLGKLAFDQLQKGNLIFYESDLTECGIKIKEASVYSGVLTQIFIEERGLYQDKVFCFIHLSVQEFLAALHVHLTFINSGVNLMEEEQTTSLISKSFSGKKKLRRLHQSAVDQALESPNGHLDLLSRFLLGLSLQTNQTLLRGLLTQTGSSSQTNQETVQYIKKKISEDLSAERSINLFHCLNELNDRSLVEEIQQSLRSGRLSREKLSPAQWSALVFILLSSEKFLEVFDLKKYSASEEALLRLLPVIKASNKAVLSGCDLSERSCEALSSVLGSQSSRLRELDLSNNDLKDSGVMLLSDGLRSPHCKLETLSLSGCLITEEGCASLASALRSNPSHLRELDLSYNHPGGSGVELLSAGLDKLKVDHGGEQWLKPGLKKYVCELTLDSNTANRKLRLSENKKKVTFVRETQSYLVHPDRFDSWLQLLCRDGLTGLCYWEVEWRGEVDISVSYRGISRKGDSDDCGFGCNDQSWSLICSDDGYSVCHNNRRTDLPLPSASDSDRVAVYVDCPAGTLSFYRVSSDTLIHLHTFKTTFTEPLYPGFGFWSCGSSVSLCSL
- the LOC117824417 gene encoding NLR family CARD domain-containing protein 3-like isoform X1; the protein is MLPDPINDCHYPGWECLYIPLSFLTLRKSSDLIFHVPMSSSLSGRFPFSRLLINFTFTHQLREDQPSEGGGSTMDQCEDREEGAPPSKTALCEEHEAQSPEQRQRQDSTGPGPKPRQYSTGLLQLMSDSINSIGGQTSTDKIPEKQHRPDSPGPGPEPEPEPGPSCVSMKSDRSKDLLIYFKCGQHSADQSSEQQHGPDSPGSGPGPSCVSLKSERSMNQVVQSQNEQPSADQSCVSLKTDRSLNQIVQFEDEQQSANQRDQLQKSEAPIGQSSQQHQTQLDSILMMLQENIISFVKSELKEIQRVLSPDYPECLESQREDEDEEQRRSREAFLEITLHFLRRMKQEELADCLQNRTVVPECRRKLKSDLKEKFQCVFEGIAKAGNPTLLNQVYTELYITEGGTGEVNDEHEVRQIEAASRTPHRPETTIRQEDIFKGSPGRDKPIRAVMTKGVAGIGKTVLTQKFTLDWAEDKVNRDIQFIFPFTFRELNVLREEKFSLVELVHHFFTQTREAGLCRFEEFQVVFIFDGLDECRLPLDFHNNQILTDVRKSTSVDLLLTNLIRGKLLPSARLWITTRPAAANQIPPECVDMVTEVRGFTDPQKEEYFRKRFRDQEQASRIISHIKTSRSLHIMCHIPVFCWITATVLEDVLKTREGGELPRTLTEMYIHFLVVQSKVKSIKYDGGSETDPLWSPESREMIQSLGKLAFDQLQKGNLIFYESDLTECGIKIKEASVYSGVLTQIFIEERGLYQDKVFCFIHLSVQEFLAALHVHLTFINSGVNLMEEEQTTSLISKSFSGKKKLRRLHQSAVDQALESPNGHLDLLSRFLLGLSLQTNQTLLRGLLTQTGSSSQTNQETVQYIKKKISEDLSAERSINLFHCLNELNDRSLVEEIQQSLRSGRLSREKLSPAQWSALVFILLSSEKFLEVFDLKKYSASEEALLRLLPVIKASNKAVLSGCDLSERSCEALSSVLGSQSSRLRELDLSNNDLKDSGVMLLSDGLRSPHCKLETLSLSGCLITEEGCASLASALRSNPSHLRELDLSYNHPGGSGVELLSAGLDKLKVDHGGEQWLKPGLKKYVCELTLDSNTANRKLRLSENKKKVTFVRETQSYLVHPDRFDSWLQLLCRDGLTGLCYWEVEWRGEVDISVSYRGISRKGDSDDCGFGCNDQSWSLICSDDGYSVCHNNRRTDLPLPSASDSDRVAVYVDCPAGTLSFYRVSSDTLIHLHTFKTTFTEPLYPGFGFWSCGSSVSLCSL